The Herpetosiphonaceae bacterium genomic sequence TTGCTGCCGTCGGCGCTGAGGCCAAAGTAGTTGCCGATCACCGAGTTGAACTGCGTATCTGTGCCGTGCGAGATCTCGATGCCCTCCGAGTAGTTGCCGCTGATCACATTGCCCTCGCCGGGATTGTTCCCACCAAGCACGTTGTGCTGCGGCCCCATCTCGAAATCTACCGCGTCGGTAGCATTGCGCAGCGGCGTTTTACCGTCCTGCTTCAGGCCGATGTAGTTGCCGATGATCCGGTTATTGTTGGCGTGGCCCTGGATCTTGATGCCGTCCTTGCGGTTGCCGGCAATAATATTGCGCTGCGCTGGCTCCGTCCCGCCGATGATATTGAACGCCGCGCCACTGGTTTCGGTGCCTTGAATACGCAGCCCTTCGTGATGATCCTCACCCCACGGCGAAGTCGTTTCGTACCTGAAGGTGTTGGCGGCGTTGGTGCCCAGAAAGTTGCCCTCGATGCGATTATTGCTGGAGGGCCAGTACGACAAGATCATCTGGAAGTCCCAGTTGTAGATCGCAAGACCCCGGACGATGTTCTTGCCTGTGTCGATCTCAAGACCGTTCACGTCCTGCCGCTGGTTGCCCTTCAGCTCGATCTTGATCACCGCGTTGCCGCCGTTGGGATCGTGCAGACCGCGTGTGTTGGGCGACGCGCCGCACTGGGTATAGCCGTCGATGGTCATGCCGTCGCCATACTGATCGTCGATCTCGTAGCCCGTGGTCGCGTCAGCGGGCGCTTCGATCGTCACCAGGCTGGGACATGAGCCGTCGCCGTTGAGGATATTAAAGGCGATCAGCTCGCGGCCACTGCGGTTGTTGGCCTGCTCGATCGCCGCCCGCAGCGTGCAGCTACCGACCACCGTCGCGCACACGCCGTCGGCCAGGTTGGCGTCGCTCTCGTAGCCGGTGGAGTTGACGGTAAAGGTCGCTTCCGGCCCGGCGTTGATGCTGGCCTCGTCCCGATCGGGCACCGCCACTCGCGCATCGGTCGATGTGCCCCAGTGGGCGAGAACCTGTTGCAGATCGGCGATGTCGATACAGCCGCTGCCGTTCACGTCGCGGCTGGCAAGCTCCTGCGTGATACACGACCCGCGCTCCTCGACACTGGTCCAGGCGCGCATCACCTTCGCCGCATCTGCATCGTCGATCAGTTGATTACGGGTGAGATCAAGCCGTACATCGCCGATCAACGGCTCTTGCGCGGTGATCTCCGCCGGTGGAACAGCAGCTACGGTCAGGCTGAGGCTGAGGCTCGCCATCGCGCTCCAGCGCAGCCAGGTACTAGCAGAGAGTGGCATACATCTCCTCGTTCGGCTCCTTGAAGGTCTGATGCGTATCCGGCGTTACTACTGCGCTGTCACGTCCAGCACGGCGTTCGTCGTCGTCACGGCAAGCAGGCTGCCCTGCGGATCGACCAGCTTTACGCCGTCCAGCGAGAGGGCATATCGGCCCGGCTGATCGGTATAAAACACGAGCGTTCCCAGTACTGCCCGCCCGTCGATACCTCGATTGATGCGCGCGGCACGCGCGTGCCGAGTATCGTGGCAGTTCGCGACGGGGCACGTCGCCGCCGCCAGGCTAACCGCGCCTTCGCGCAGGACCGGCTGGAGCGCGAGCAGATCGCGCCCTGTGCCTTCCAGCTCTGCGGCTGCCGATGCATCGACCAATCGGAGGTTGCTGGAGTCGAACTGTACCCGCGCCTGGAAGCCCGCCAGATTGCGCGCGCCGGTTACGACCAGCCGCACAGTGATCGCCTCGCCGACCCTGGCCGAGCGCGCCGGCTCAAGCGAGATGGTTGTCACCTGCGATGTGCTGGCAGCCGCTCGCTGGTTGAACAGAGTCATCCCAACCAGGATGACCGCAGCGATGACAACGAGGACTCCTGCGTAGAGCAGCCGTTGTGCGAGCGTTCTCAACATGTACTCCTCCTAGGCCCAATCTGTCTAATCCAGCCAGCGGCTCCGCCCCGATGAGCAGAGCTACGACGCCAGCACTCCAAATAGATCGACAGTGCCTGATGCACTGTCTTGGGTGTTGGTATATAAGCTACAAAAAGAACAGGCGGAGAACCAAGAACCAAGCACCAAAGCACAAAGCACAAAGAGCCGGGTTCCCTCTGGGCGAACAAAGCACAAAGCACAAAGCGAAACCTTGAACGTTGAGCTCGAAACATTGAACATTGAACGTTGAACGTTGAACCTGGCCGCTAACGGGTAAACAATTGTTGGGTTTTTCCGCCGTTTGTGCGCGCGTCCACCGTATCAGTCTCATCCGGCACGTCGGCGCTGGCTGGTACCCGCATGCGCTGGAGCACGTGTCCCAGCAGCGCAAAGCCGATGCCTAGCGCGAGGCCAAAGAGCGCGCCCAGCGTGATCGTGCGCGTCGGCTGTGGCTCGACGGGTGTTGTCGGCGGCGCGGCGCGATCGGTGATCACCATTTGCAGCACTTTTTCCGGCAATTCCTTGCGCAACTGCTCGGCGACCGTATTCGCAATTGCCGCCGCATAGGTCGGCTCGGTGCTGCGCGCGCTGATCTCGATCAGATTCGTCTCAGGGATCACAATCGCCGCGATGTCGGCGTCCTTGACGACCTCAAGCTGAATGCCCAGCGTGCTCGCCACCTGCTCTTGCATCGAGCTGCCCATCGCGTTGCGCGCTACCGTATTGATCGTGGTGCGGCGCTCAAGCGAGTTCTGCGCATCAATAATCTGGCGCGGATCGTCTAACAGACCGCTAGGCCGCAGCTCGACGGTTGTCGTCGCGCGATAGACCGGCGCTTGCAGCGACACGGCGTAGGCCGCGCTGCCTACCGTAACCAGCACCGCCAGCAAAATCAGCCACCATCCGCGTAAGAGAACCCTGAAAAAGGTATCGAGATCCATCTATCGTCTGCGCTCCTTCTAAACAATCGGCTGGCTGCCGCGCTAGTACGCGCCGCGTCCCTGGATCACCACCAGAACGGTCCGCAGCAGGATCACGATGTCGAACAGGATGCTCTGCCGCTCGATATAGGCAATATCCAGCCGCAGCCGATCGTCGAGCTCGGTTTCGGCCCGCCCTTCGATCTGCCAGAGCCCGGTCAAACCCTGCGGCACGTCCAGACGCTCGGTATGCCAAGAGATATACAGATCTTTGCCGAAGATCGTCGGGCGCGGGCCGACCAGGCTCATATCGCCGAGGATCACATTGATCAACTGCGGCAGCTCGTCCATGCTGGTTTTGCGCAGGATTTTGCCAACCCGCGTGATCCGTGGGTCGTTCTTGATTTTGAAGTCGGGCCACTGTAGCTCGTTCAGATGCATCAGGTCTTGCAGCATCGCCTCGGCGTTCGGCACCATCGTGCGGAATTTGTACATGCCAAAGCGACGCCCGCCCTGGGCCGTGCGCTGCTGGCGGTAGAAGATCGGGCCGCCCGGCGATTCGATCTTGATCAGCAGGGCGATGATGCCGAAAATGATCAACAGGAACGGCAATGCCAGCCCACACAGGAACAGGTCCATCGCTCGTTTCAGACGCAGATATGCCTTGCCCCGAATCAGGCGGCGATTGGGATCGAAGTGTTCGTACCATGCGATAGGCTGCGTCTCTTTACGAACGGTTAGCTGGGGTAATGCCATTACTCTGCTCCTCTAAATGCGTTCCCTGATGTGTTGAATAGCTCACTGCCGCGCTGCACTGGCGAGATCGGCAGTGCTCCCTAGACCCTTTGCGCTTCGACACCAGTCTCAAGCACGGCTGCGCTGTCGATCACCGGCAGCTTCTCTGTCGTCGAGTCGCGCCCGTCGAGTGTCTCTAAGCTACGCCGCTCGGCTCCATGCAGATGCAAATCTTGCTCGGCCTGGAAGAGCAGTTCTTCAAACGTCACGCCCTGATCCGGAAAGCTGGCTACTCCGGAGCGTAGCGAGATGCCGAGGCGCCGTTGAGCCTGTTCGTTCAGCCGCGTGATGATGGAATCAGTCTGCTGCTTATGCATTTCTGGTGCCACCAAGACCAACCGCCCCTCGTTTGCCTGGTCTAAAACAAAATCGGTGCGGCGAAGCGTGCGCGCCACCAGTCGCGACAGCGCCATCAGGCTATAGCGCCTGGCAAGCAGCCGCTGAATCTCTTGGGCGGTCGCCTGTAGGTTGACCTGCGAGCCGTTTCCATCCGCTTCGATCAGCACAATGCTCAGTGGGCGATTCACGCGCCGTGTGTACTGCATCTCGCGCTTGATGATGCTGTCGGCCTCGTGCATATCGTAGACGCGCCCCTCGGTATCGGTGAAGACCAGGCTGCGCACGGTGTCGATAAAATCTGCGCTGAGCCGCCCCACCTGATGCGCCAGCGTCGCCGTTACAAGGATCGAGGCCAGCTCGAAGAGCGATAGATAGGTATAGCCGCCGCCCCAGTTCGGTCGATCGTTGATCGACGAGGCCACGATGAACGCGATCAGCGCGATGCTTTGCACGAGCCAGGTCGACCGTCGCCGCCACTGCGGCAGCATCAGCCCGACGACGACCATCAGCGCGGCTGCCAGATAGACGCTGTATGAGATATTAAATACATCCGGCTTGCCGATATTAAGATCGAGTCGCTCGATATTGAACAGAAACGATAACCACAGTACAAGAGCTAGAATGTAGCGATTAAGACGAAGCATACTCCCCACCTTCTTCTACGGTATACATGTCCGATACTGTTCATTATCTATTTCTGTCAGCTCAATTATTGCCTGCACGTAATCGTTCAGACCCTTAATCGCGACATAGCGTTACGAGCCACCGCTGTGACCAACCTTGGCCGTCTGAAAGCGCCCGGTTTGTAGAGCGAATGGCTCAGTGAGTCGAGTGTGGAGATGGGTAGATGCCACCACGACGTGCCACACAAGGGGCGCTCTTCCGCAGCCTGGCGGTGAGCTAACGAACTGGTACGCGATTGGTCCTGATCGTGTACTCAGTACTTTTGCTGAATTATGCATAGTACTGTACATACTACAACGCCCCAGAGTGCCCAAAGTTACGGTTTCAAAGGTTTTTGGTATCGCAGCCTGGCCCACGCGGCAATCGAACGGGCAGCCGGGCGACAGCGGCGCAAGATTGCTGCCGACATAGGACCATCGGCGCATCGGGTGACCTGCTATAATCGGGATTCTTCAGGAGGATACACGTGCGGCGGATCTATACGGTGATCTTGTTTGTGGTGATGGCGAGTATCGATAACACGGTGCTGGCGCTGCTGCCAGCGCAGACCTCACGCATCGGCATGGAGCTGAACGTCGGAAGTCAGTCGCTCGGCTGGGTGATCGGGCTGAATCGCGTGGCGCTGGCGATCACGGCGGTCTTCTGGGGCTATCGCAGCGATCAAAGCGACCGCCGCCGCCTGATGATCCTCGGCACGCTGACCTGGGTGATACCCATCGCGCTGGTGACGCTCAGCCGCTCCTACATGCAGTTCTTTATGCTGATGCTGGCGGCTGGGCTGGGCCTTGGCTGTATCTCAACCGTCGGGTACAGCGTGATCACCGACATGGTCAGGCCGCGCTGGCGCGGGGTGATGCTTGGCCTCTGGGGCCTGGCGCAGGGCATCGGCACCCTGGGCGGCGGCCTGCTGATCGGCCTGCTGCCCACCGAGACACCCTGGTACACGCCCTTCGGCGTGCTGGCGGTGGTTGGCGCGCTCTGCTCTGGCCTGGCGCTCTTCACTGTCTCGCCGCGTAAGGGAGAGGCCGAAGAAGCGCTCCGCGACCTGTCCGAGCGCGGCATCGCCTACGACTACCGCATCCAGTTTGCCGATCTGCCGCTGATCCTGGCGAAGCCCAGCAACCGCTGGCTGATGCTGCAAGGCTTTCTCGCGCAGTTTGCTTTTGGCGCGTTCTCGCTCTTACCGGCGCTGCTCGCGGCCCGACTGATCGTGCAGGGTCTTGACGTGCCGCGCGCAACTGCGGTGGCGGCGCTGCTGGTCGTGGTCTTTCAGATCGGCGGCGTGATCTCGATCGGCTGGGGCTGGCTCGGCGATCGTTTGCAGCAGCGCTACCCGCGTGCCCGCGCGCTGCTGGCCGCGTACGGCTTCTGGCTGGCGCTACCGTGCTATATCACGCTGTTCTGGATTCCGCTGCCGCTCATGGGCAGTGTGGACGGCTCCGCGCGCAGCATTGTGGGCGCGCAGCTTGGGCAGAATCCCTGGTTCTGGATGGCGCTGCTGGCCTCGACGCTGGCGGTCGTCTTCCAGGCGACCAACGCGCCGAACTGGTTTGCGCTGGTCAGCGAGGTCAACGTGCCGGAGCATCGCGGCACCGCGTTCAGCTTCATCAACCTGGCGAACAACATCGGCGCGGCGATCGGCGTGATTCTGGTCAGCACTACCTTCGAGCGGCTTAAGGAGTTGGTGCCATCGCCGACCAACTACGCGATCGGCCTGACGATCTTTCAGTTCTTCTTTCTTCCGGCTGGGCTGTGCTTCTGGCTGGCGGCTCGCTCCACGCCCCGCGATAGCGCGGCAGTGCAGGCAGTGCTGGAAGGCCGCGCGGCACAGGCGATCTCGGCCACGGCGCGGGAAGATGCCCCGTTGCCTGCGGTGTAGCTCGGCGTAAGGCTGGGGGTGTGGGGGAACGAACAAAGAACTAAGAACCAAGGGATCGGAACTTGGAACTTGAAACTTGGAACTTGAAACTTGGATGCGTTCTTCCCACGCGAGGCGTCCAAACAGGGACGCGATCCCTGGAGTGATGGTCGGCTCTAACCAACCACCACACCAAAGATCGCACCGGGCGGTCTACCGCACGCTCCA encodes the following:
- a CDS encoding sugar transferase, giving the protein MALPQLTVRKETQPIAWYEHFDPNRRLIRGKAYLRLKRAMDLFLCGLALPFLLIIFGIIALLIKIESPGGPIFYRQQRTAQGGRRFGMYKFRTMVPNAEAMLQDLMHLNELQWPDFKIKNDPRITRVGKILRKTSMDELPQLINVILGDMSLVGPRPTIFGKDLYISWHTERLDVPQGLTGLWQIEGRAETELDDRLRLDIAYIERQSILFDIVILLRTVLVVIQGRGAY
- a CDS encoding MFS transporter, giving the protein MRRIYTVILFVVMASIDNTVLALLPAQTSRIGMELNVGSQSLGWVIGLNRVALAITAVFWGYRSDQSDRRRLMILGTLTWVIPIALVTLSRSYMQFFMLMLAAGLGLGCISTVGYSVITDMVRPRWRGVMLGLWGLAQGIGTLGGGLLIGLLPTETPWYTPFGVLAVVGALCSGLALFTVSPRKGEAEEALRDLSERGIAYDYRIQFADLPLILAKPSNRWLMLQGFLAQFAFGAFSLLPALLAARLIVQGLDVPRATAVAALLVVVFQIGGVISIGWGWLGDRLQQRYPRARALLAAYGFWLALPCYITLFWIPLPLMGSVDGSARSIVGAQLGQNPWFWMALLASTLAVVFQATNAPNWFALVSEVNVPEHRGTAFSFINLANNIGAAIGVILVSTTFERLKELVPSPTNYAIGLTIFQFFFLPAGLCFWLAARSTPRDSAAVQAVLEGRAAQAISATAREDAPLPAV
- a CDS encoding right-handed parallel beta-helix repeat-containing protein, with protein sequence MPLSASTWLRWSAMASLSLSLTVAAVPPAEITAQEPLIGDVRLDLTRNQLIDDADAAKVMRAWTSVEERGSCITQELASRDVNGSGCIDIADLQQVLAHWGTSTDARVAVPDRDEASINAGPEATFTVNSTGYESDANLADGVCATVVGSCTLRAAIEQANNRSGRELIAFNILNGDGSCPSLVTIEAPADATTGYEIDDQYGDGMTIDGYTQCGASPNTRGLHDPNGGNAVIKIELKGNQRQDVNGLEIDTGKNIVRGLAIYNWDFQMILSYWPSSNNRIEGNFLGTNAANTFRYETTSPWGEDHHEGLRIQGTETSGAAFNIIGGTEPAQRNIIAGNRKDGIKIQGHANNNRIIGNYIGLKQDGKTPLRNATDAVDFEMGPQHNVLGGNNPGEGNVISGNYSEGIEISHGTDTQFNSVIGNYFGLSADGSKAVPNGGSGITFEDAVDSNYAYNNVIAGNGTSGVFFFVLATRNQVIGNKIGVGPDGVTPIPNGRTSLVDPYYERSGIVIMGGSQHNLIKSNIIANHAGDAVVLKNTSDSDHGGVGQTYFNTISQNSMYNNGNTEEDDVEGDGIVLERHDDTASYPNERLPQPTISSAATNRVRGTARLRSGAACANCTIEVFIADKTTTSDPSGDNAGEGKTYVANGKTDGSGNFSIAICTGALSVGKIVTATTTDTRSNTSQFSTNITVGAPVTPDPCLSPSPSPSPSPTPRPQWPRRAWFPMVRR
- a CDS encoding Wzz/FepE/Etk N-terminal domain-containing protein, with product MDLDTFFRVLLRGWWLILLAVLVTVGSAAYAVSLQAPVYRATTTVELRPSGLLDDPRQIIDAQNSLERRTTINTVARNAMGSSMQEQVASTLGIQLEVVKDADIAAIVIPETNLIEISARSTEPTYAAAIANTVAEQLRKELPEKVLQMVITDRAAPPTTPVEPQPTRTITLGALFGLALGIGFALLGHVLQRMRVPASADVPDETDTVDARTNGGKTQQLFTR